The sequence CCCCAAAAACCGGCCTCGATCAGAAcatcaaaattgcaataaacacaaaaaatacttTCGTCTCTGCGTGTCTACCTCCGGATCTTGTTCCCTTTGCCAACCTGGTACATCCCCCACGAGAAGGCACCAAAAGCGGCTAGAAAAATTGCCATCGCACTCGGGCCCTTGTTCGGGATCCTCCGTGCGAATCGGACCGGCGCAAAACCTCCCGGCGGCGGACCATCCTGCAGGACCGGCATATCCTTCACGCTCGCCATTCCCGCCTTCTTCCTTATCACCGCCTCCGTCATTCTCCTTTTTGGCTGAATTTACCGTTAATTTTCCCGTCAGGCTGTACACACAGAAGAGAGTATAAACTGGAAATGAGACTGcggaaagagagagaggagggaGCTATTCTTCTACTGTGACCGCTTCTACAATTCGCCTACAGTTTCTACCGATTTTAAGTGGATCTTTCGGTACTTCGGCTTTGCTCGACTTGCGCTTTCCGGAGGAGCCACGGAAAGGATTGTTATGTCGCGTAAGTTCGAAAATTTAGAACTAAAGTCGTGTGAAAAGGTCATCTGTCGAATTAGAGCTCGGGCTACTCAGCCCATCAGTAAATGGGCTGGATTTTAGTATTAAAGCCCAATGGGGTATAAGCCAACTTGCATAATTTTGAACTAatgtaaaacataaaataagtcATCGCACACGGTCCTCTCGGTATtctataattagtataatacgtgggggggggggggaggggtgGAATGTTGTAGTGAGGACAACATGTGATATGTGTGTAGCTTTTTCTggaatcatttaatataatacaCAATGTTCCATGATTGAGTTCTTATTcttaacatataatataatgatacttatgataaattacaataaattcttttaaaaactatcataattacattgttatttggaaaattacaaatatacttTGAAAGTAATGATTGTCTATAAATACTTCCTCACAACAGTCCATTGTAGGgggtatttattagacgacaatttattttagagggtatttgtaattttttaagcagcgagataatttttataattataataataataaattttagaagagaTCGAcctaatttaccctaatacttattgacaataaatacaaattaatatagcACACAAACTTGTCTAAATGATGCAGCCTCTGAGCATATATTTGAGGTACTTGCATTGGATAGTGTAAGAATAAAATGAGCATATATTTGAGGTACTTGCATTGTATagtgaaagaataaaaaaacattttagGAACTAACAAAATATGTCCACAGTAACCAATAAAACCAATAATTTATTGGTTGAGTGGTGAGGTTGAAGTCTCACAATTAAAAGGTTGTGAATTCGAGTCTTACAAATGTGTTTGCTCGTgtatattgaaaattgatttgatgaattatgtctaattagattaaaaaaatatattttatcaaccaTATTTGACTGTTAAGACATTGaatcttaataaaataatatatttttaaatagaaatgcaaattattaacaattaaaataaatggacaTTTGATTTTCTATTGATGTCCATGTTAACCAAAATtgggagggaaaaaaaatcaatcgataaatctcaaatatttttacttgttataagaaaaataaattgaaaaaaaaatattttttataattttactaaataattctttccttgtttttgtattagaaaataaataaattaaattatattaattaattttgtatatcaaaaattttaaaacttcattaataaaaatatttgtcaaacaaaaagaagaatattttttttattaataaaaatattcatcgtTTACTTTGATGTAGTAATTTTTCACCGATTTCATTATCTTTGCACTGCCGATTATGTATGGTATTATCGgcggaaaagagaaaataatttgaggaaaattatatatggggtaaatagagtaaataaaaataaattatattctattttgtctttttgccTTTATGCTTTCACTTTTCCGCTCAATTTTGAAtggaaatgaaattgaatttcgGAGGGGTTTAATATACATCGAGTTTTACTTTTCCCGTCACTTCTTCCATCTAATCAAACACCAAACCATCTCTCATACATTCCTTTTTACTTCCATTTATCTTATATTCTCACTTTTCAATCCAACCCAACATACTGGATGTATtgagttaaaaatataaaaaaaaaataattaattaaactcagACCTagctttaaaaatatgaaattatacatttttttcaaaaaaaaaattatattta comes from Sesamum indicum cultivar Zhongzhi No. 13 linkage group LG10, S_indicum_v1.0, whole genome shotgun sequence and encodes:
- the LOC105171837 gene encoding NADH dehydrogenase [ubiquinone] 1 alpha subcomplex subunit 13-B, with product MTEAVIRKKAGMASVKDMPVLQDGPPPGGFAPVRFARRIPNKGPSAMAIFLAAFGAFSWGMYQVGKGNKIRRALKEEKYAARRAILPILQAEEDERFVKEWKKYLEEEARIMKDVPGWKVGESVYHSGRWMPPATGELRPDIW